AGATTTGTAATTTGTGCTGGAAGCCCAGACAATCATAAGCACTGAGGTCAGCAAAAGGAACCTTCAGGGGAAGCTGtacttgggagaaaaaaatgaagtttttagCTCAAAACAAGCTCAGGGAAGCCCAGCTCCTGTTAATGAGCTTTGCATAGATTTAACAACTTGAGATGAGCCATGCTGAGCTCGGATCCAAAACCCCCTGGGCATAACCCAAAACAGAGACATCTAAGATGGAGGTAGGACCATGAATTGAGTTAGAAATTATTCCAAGACTTGGAAAATAAGAGTTGAGGAACATCAACCAGCATTTCCAGCCATCATGATGCAACCAACTTTTGGGAGGATCCTTCCAGGGCATCAGCCTTTGGGGGACAGTTTAATGGTTGAGAGGAGCACACAAAAGTAGGGGAAGACTCTCTCCCCACTGAAGGAGGCCACAGGAAAAGTGAAGATGCGTTGGCGGCTGCTGACAGCGTAGAAAGAGACCTGTCCCACCTCGTAGTCCAGGTAGACCCCAATCTCCCCATTGAGGAGTGGGACAGAGGTGTTGGATGGAGCTGTGAGAGCAACGCAGAGCTCATCATACTTCTGCAAGCCCCAAATTTCAGTGTTGGGCTTGAAGAGGACCCGGCCTTTCCTCTGAACTGACTCACGGGCCACGCCCACAGCCCAGAAGCGCCCATTGGCCTCCACCTCCCAGTAGTGACGGCCCGAGGTGAAGCCCTTGCTGCCCAGCATGCAGGGGTCTGTGTCGAACCGGCCTGGACCCTCAGGCCACTGGCATTGAGGTCTACCCCAGGTGGCTTCTTTGAGGTCCTCAGAGAGGATCACTTCTGGACCCACTGTGGCTGGATCCAGGGTTACGTccactgaaaagcaaaacagagaatGAATTAGAAGACAAATTTAAGCCTAGAGAAAACATACCCCCAAAATGCCTTCACTGGTGACTTTTCAAAGAGAAAGCGAGAGGAAAGGTGAGGCTGGAGATGTAAGTGTGAAGAGGTGGAAACTGGAGATGGAGGATATATATCCAGTTAAGACTGGAGATGGAAGAGCAAAGAGATGGAGGTTGGAGACGGAGGCCCTAGGGAGACAGAAGTTGGAGCTGGGGAATCTCCAACCCTATTGAACATCTCAGGCCAGAAAACACAAGGAATGGGTATTTTGCTCCTTTCTAGCCACCTCTGATTACCTTCAAACTGTTTAGCGGTGTGGTAGTCCAGGGCAAGGTCCCACGTGCATGGCCGTGGTTTGAGGAAGAAAGCCATTGCACCCTCAGAGTCCTCTCTTCCTGACTGGAGGCACAGAACAAGtaaagaaaggataaaatctAATTATTATCCTTCAAACAGTCACATCTCAGCTTCTGCCCCTTTCTATGtcaaaaaatgtgtttgaccACCACATTTAATCAAAGTACTTCAAGAAAATagcattcttttttcttcaacaGCTACAACAGAGCTTGGTTCATTTATGGGAACACCCATAAATGAGATAGGTTAAATCAATTAATTCCCTAATGACTATGAAGGGAACATGAGGAGCACAGTGGGATGAACCCATGTCCATTGTACGTATTTTTATACCCCCAAATCTCCAATCCTCTTTCTGGCTGAAGGCTGAA
This sequence is a window from Vidua chalybeata isolate OUT-0048 chromosome Z, bVidCha1 merged haplotype, whole genome shotgun sequence. Protein-coding genes within it:
- the LOC128802585 gene encoding butyrophilin subfamily 1 member A1-like, with amino-acid sequence MAFFLKPRPCTWDLALDYHTAKQFEVDVTLDPATVGPEVILSEDLKEATWGRPQCQWPEGPGRFDTDPCMLGSKGFTSGRHYWEVEANGRFWAVGVARESVQRKGRVLFKPNTEIWGLQKYDELCVALTAPSNTSVPLLNGEIGVYLDYEVGQVSFYAVSSRQRIFTFPVASFSGERVFPYFCVLLSTIKLSPKG